GACGTGGCCGGGTACGAGAATATCGCCGGGTCGAACAGGGCCTGCTCGGCGGTCGGGTCCGTCATTGGGCAGGActttgtcgacggcgacgcgtACATCAACACGCTGTACAAGTACAGCCACGGCCACAAGTGGCGCAATGTAGGCATTTTGATTGCCTTTATCCTCTTCAACCACGTCGTCTACTTCCTGGCCACGGAGTATATATCCGAGAAGAAGTCCAAGGGCGAGGTCTTGGTATTCCGGAGAGGCCAACTGCCGCCGGCATCCCCCCAAAAGGGAGACGTCGAAGGGAGCAATTCTTCCCCCGCCAGGGTCACCGAAAAATTTGGACAGTCTGTGCCCGAGGACGGGGGCGCTATCCAGGCTTCCACGAGCGTTTTCCACTGGAGCAACGTCTGCTACGACGTCAAGATCAAGGGAGAGCCCAGACGCATCTTGGACCATGTAGACGGCTGGGTCAAGCCGGGGACCCTGACGGCCCTCATGGGCGTTTCGGGCGCCGGGAAAACCACCCTGCTCGACTGCCTCGCGGATCGGATATCCGTGGGCGTCATCACAGGCGAGATGCTCATCGACGGCAAATTACGCGACTCTTCTTTCCAGCGAAAGACGGGCTACGTCCAGCAACAGGACCTTCATCTCGAAACGACAACGGTGCGCGAAGCCCTCGAATTCAGCGCGTTACTACGccagccggcggcgacgcccAGAGCCGAAAAGCTCGCCTACGTAGACGAGGTCATCAAGCTGCTCGACATGCAGCCCTACGCCGACGCCATTGTCGGCACGCTAGGCGAGGGCCTCAATGTCGAGCAGCGGAAGCGACTAACCATCGGGGTCGAGCTGGCGGCCAGACCGCCGTTGCTTTTATTCGTTGACGAGCCGACATCGGGACTCGACTCGCAGACATCGTGGGCGATTCTTGATCTTTTGGAAAAGCTCTCCCGGGCAGGGCAGTCCATCCTCTGCACCATCCACCAGCCGTCGGCGATGCTCTTTCAGCGCTTCGACCGGCTGCTGTTTCTGGCCAAGGGCGGCCGAACAATCTACTTTGGCGACATTGGCGAGAGCTCCTCCGCCATGACGTCCTACTTTGAGAGCAACGGCGCGCATCCGTGTCCCCGCGGCGACAATCCCGCCGAATGGATGCTGCAAGTGATTGGCGCGGCGCCGGGTGCCGCCACCGAGATCGACTGGCACGAGACGTGGCGGTCGAGCAAGGAGTTCCAGGACGTCCAGTCGGAGCTGCAGCGGCTGAAGACAACCGCCGCGGCGGACGATGCCGTGTCGAAAAGGCAAAGTCGCGCGCTGTATCGGGAATTCGCCTCCCCGTTCTGGAGCCAACTGCTCGTCGTGTCGCGGCGCGTCTTTGAGCAATACTGGCGCACGCCGTCGTACATTTACTCCAAGTTTATCCTGGGCACCTCAGTCTCCCTCTTCATCGGGCTCGTGTTCCTCGACGCGCCGCTCAGCATCCAAGGCCTCCAGAATCAAATgtttgccatcttcaacatcCTCAGCATCTTTGGCCAGCTGGTGCAGCAGCAGATGCCGCACTTTGTCACGCAGCGCTCCCTGTACGAGGTGCGCGAGAGGCCCTCCAAGACCTACAGCTGGAAGGTCTTTATGCTGTCGCAGGTGCTCGTCGAGATTCCGTGGAACACGCTCATGTCGGTCGTCATGTTTGCGTGCGTCTACTACCCCGTCGGGTTCAACAACAACGCCAGCGCGGCGGACCAGACGGCCGAGCGCGGCGCGCTCATGTGGTTGCTCTTTTGGCAGTTCCTCGTCTTCACGTGCACGTTTGCGCATGCCTgcatcgccgtcatggacACGGCCGAGGGGGGCGGCAACATTGCCAACGTGCTCTTCATGATGTGCCTGCTGTTTTGCGGCGTGCTGGCCACGCCGGACCGCATGCCGGGCTTTTGGATCTTCATGTACCGCGTGTCGCCGTTTACGTACTGGGTCTCGGCGGTGCTGTCGACCGGCCTGGCCAACACGCGCGTGACGTGTAACGGCAACGAGCTGGTCGTCTTTGACGCGCCCGCCGGCCAGAGCTGCCGGGAATACATGGCTGCGTACCTGGACAGTCGGGGTGGCTATCTTGCGGGCGGCGGTGCGTCGGGGCAGTGTCGGTACTGTCCTGTTTCCGACACCAATGTCTTTTTGGCTGGCATTAGCTCCGACTATGGCCACCGCTGGCGAGACTTTGGGATAGGCATGGTGTATATTGTGTTTAATATCGCGGCTTCCCTGTTCCTTTACTGGCTGGTTCGGGTGCCGAAGCCAAAACGCAACAAGTGACGCGGAAACAAGTCGCTTGGCGGTGTCTGAATATCTGCAAGTATGCTGTTTACTGGCTGTTAGTTGGTTAATGGAATCTGGTATGT
The Metarhizium brunneum chromosome 7, complete sequence genome window above contains:
- the ZRA1_1 gene encoding ZEB2-regulated ABC transporter 1, translating into MDQTSDSVSIPGRSTSAQGSERTVFEISTGGPTMRENTRHATASHDQASHPATEPNVTGPDSDTVDPEPNRRDSLVQDLARRYTRNSSVAIDSDARGIFGNDDADSPLNPNGHKFNARTWAKTVAQAATESGSGFRHTGFSFTNLNVYGFGQETDYQKDVGNIWLVAGGFLRGLMSRIGRRNSRGNAQRVDILRRLDGVVNPSEMLVVLGPPGAGCTTFLKSISGETNGIYIDESASFNYQGISAHEMHSQHKGEAIYTAEVDVHFPMLSVGDTLTFAARARQPHSIPPGVSRSQFSAHYRDVVMAMYGISHTANTRVGNEYIRGVSGGERKRVTIAEATLSSAPLQCWDNSTRGLDSANAIEFCKTLRLQSDVFGRTSAVSIYQAPQSAYDLFDKVLVLYQGRQIYFGSTGQAKAYFVRLGFACPDRQTTPDFLTSMTAPSERIVQPGHESRAPRTPDEFARCWLESPERRILLAEINTFNQAHPLGGADADAFRQNKRQQQAKRQRARSPFILSYAEQVKLCLWRGWRRLVGDPSLSIFALVANSVTALIISSLFYDLQPTTASFFQRGALLFVAILANAFSSALEILTQYAQRPIVEKHNRYGFHHPSAEAFSSVIVDMPYKIMNSVFYNVILYFMTNLNRTPGAFFFFFFVSFLMVLAMSGIFRSIASLSRTLSQAMVPASVLILALVIFTGFVIPVDYMLGWCRWINYLDPVAYGFEALMINEFSGRQFKCNSFVPSADVAGYENIAGSNRACSAVGSVIGQDFVDGDAYINTLYKYSHGHKWRNVGILIAFILFNHVVYFLATEYISEKKSKGEVLVFRRGQLPPASPQKGDVEGSNSSPARVTEKFGQSVPEDGGAIQASTSVFHWSNVCYDVKIKGEPRRILDHVDGWVKPGTLTALMGVSGAGKTTLLDCLADRISVGVITGEMLIDGKLRDSSFQRKTGYVQQQDLHLETTTVREALEFSALLRQPAATPRAEKLAYVDEVIKLLDMQPYADAIVGTLGEGLNVEQRKRLTIGVELAARPPLLLFVDEPTSGLDSQTSWAILDLLEKLSRAGQSILCTIHQPSAMLFQRFDRLLFLAKGGRTIYFGDIGESSSAMTSYFESNGAHPCPRGDNPAEWMLQVIGAAPGAATEIDWHETWRSSKEFQDVQSELQRLKTTAAADDAVSKRQSRALYREFASPFWSQLLVVSRRVFEQYWRTPSYIYSKFILGTSVSLFIGLVFLDAPLSIQGLQNQMFAIFNILSIFGQLVQQQMPHFVTQRSLYEVRERPSKTYSWKVFMLSQVLVEIPWNTLMSVVMFACVYYPVGFNNNASAADQTAERGALMWLLFWQFLVFTCTFAHACIAVMDTAEGGGNIANVLFMMCLLFCGVLATPDRMPGFWIFMYRVSPFTYWVSAVLSTGLANTRVTCNGNELVVFDAPAGQSCREYMAAYLDSRGGYLAGGGASGQCRYCPVSDTNVFLAGISSDYGHRWRDFGIGMVYIVFNIAASLFLYWLVRVPKPKRNK